The sequence GGCCACATCATTCCCTATCGGCTGAACGAGGCTTCACCTTAAGACAGAACGCCTTTTCCTCGACTCGAGACAGGCACCTCTGCGACTTTGCAGACCAGCTACTCTGGATCAGCGCCATCTTTCTTCTCCAGGCGCTCCAGGCATCCCGGACGTGGGCCGCGAGACCGCACGGGAGGAGAGTGAAGTTGCCGACCCCGCACAGGCCTCACCTTGAGGCGGCAAGCACCTCGGCGACCTTGCGGGCGAAATCGTTCAGCGCGAAGGGCTTCGCGATGTAGTGCGTGCCTTCGTCCAGCACTCCCTGGTGCACGATGGCGTTGCTCGTGTAACCGGACATGTACAGTACCTTCAGTCCGGCATCGTGCTGGAGGAGCTTTCTGTGCAGCTGCGGGCCGGACATGTGCGGGAGCACCACGTCGGTAACGAGCAGATCCACGCGGCGACCCTCGGAAAGTTTCAGCGCTTCCTTCGGATCTCCGGCTATCAGCATCTCGAACCCCGCCTGCGCCAGAAGCTCGGCCACAAGCAGGCGCACCATCTCGTTGTCCTCGACGAGAAGGATGGTCCGCCTTGCTCCCTCCAGGGCGACCTTGCCGCCGGCATCGGCGCGCTCGGCAACCGCCGCCCCCTCCGCGAGCGGGAAGTAACACTTGAAGACGGTCCCCTTGCTCGGTTCGCTGTACACCCAGATGTTGCCGCCGTGCTGTCGCACGATGCCGTAGACGGTGGCAAGGCCAAGCCCGGTCCCCTTGCCGATCCCCTTGGTAGTGAAGAAAGGCTCGAAGACGCGCTGCCGCGTTTCCTGGTCCATGCCGCAACCGTCGTCGGCCACGGCTAGCATGAGGTACCGCCCGGGGATGACGTCCTTGTGCAGGCGGGCGTACTCGTCATCCAGAAGCACCGGCGCCGTCTCGATGGTGACCACGCCATGCTCCCTGATCGCGTCCTGCGCATTCACCACGAGGTTCATCACCACCTGCTCGATCTGGTTTTTGTCCGCCCTTACCGGATAGCGTCCTTCCGCAAGCGACATATTGAGATCGATGCTCTCGCGGATGGTGCGACGCAAGATGCTCCGGAAGTCGGCAACCGCCTGGTTCAGGTCGATCACCTTCATCTCGAGGACCTGTTTCCTGCTGAAACTAAGCAGTTGCTGCACCAGTTCCTTCGCCCCTCCGGCGGCTTTCAGCATGTTCCCGCAACGCTCCTGAACCAGCGTGTTTTCCGGCAGGTCGAGCCGCAGCAGCTCGCAGTACCCCATGATGGGGGTCAAGAGGTTGTTGAAGTCGTGGGCGATACCTCCTGCGAGCCTGCCGATCGACTCCATCTTCTGCGCCTGGATCAGTTGGTCCTCGAGCAGCTTGCGCTGCGTCACGTCGATGAAGGTGACCACCGCGCCGCAAATCCTCCCGTCGTCCACGACCGGGTGCGCCCACAATTCGGTCTCCAGCGCCGTCCCGTCCGCGCGCCAGAGCACCTCGGCCGGGAGATGGGCGCCGGCCCCGGTTCGAAACGTGTTGCACACCGGACAGTCCTCGCTGGCGACCTCGTCACCGTCCCCCCCCGGAGGATGGATGAGGTCGTGGATCCGCTTACCCAGCAGATCTTCCTCCTGCTGGTAGCCGAGCAGTTGCAGGCAGGAACGGTTGCAGAAGGTGCAGACGCCCTCCGCGTCCACCCCGAAGATCCCTTCCTCCGTGCAGTCGAGCAGATTGTGTATCCGTTCGTCCTTGCCCCTAAGCTCTTCCTGTATCCTCGTCCGCTCCGCCAGCTCCTGTAGCAAGGTCTCCGTCTGTTCCGTAAGGCGCTGGAAGGCGTCGTTGACAACGTTCCCGACGATGTCGAATTCCGTGACGCCGGTCGGCTCCACCTTTCTGGATGAACTTACCGCCGCAACCATGCTCTCCACCGGGCGCTGCAGGTTCTTTCTGAGCACCAGGAATATGCCGAAAACCATGACCAGGCACCCGGTGGCTACCAGCGGCGCCAGCATGGCAACCTTGCCGTCCTGCAGCCAAGTGTTACGGGCCTTGCTCACCGTCACCACGTTCCATCCCCACATGGGGAAGCGCTGACCGAAGGCCGCCACTTCATCGCCACCGACCTTTATGGCACGGTACCCTTCCGCAGCCTGGGCTGCCACCGCCCGGGTAACCGGGAGGGGGAGCGTGGTGCAAAGCACGACTCCGCTCGAGTCGATGACGACACCGCCGTGGCTGGTTCCAGACCAGAGCAGCCTCAGTGTCTCCATTACGCTTTTCTGTTTCGCCTCGGTGACTTCTTCGTTTCCGGTAAGCAGGGCGGCGGTGAGGTCGTTAGCGGCGGTGGTGAGGACCTTGCGCACTTCGCCGTTGGCAGAGGCCAGGGTAAAGCGGACGTAGTCGTCGTGGACCCGGACGGTGATTGACTTGATGAGGAAAAGCAGAGCGAAGAAGACAACGGCGATAACAACGAGGCTGGGAGCTATGAGCTTGAAGCCTAGGCTTTTTCTATCGAATGCCATTACCTGCGTCCTTGAACATGTCACGGATTCGGAAGACGCCGACGAGGAAGTCCCGGTCAGGGGTGACGAAACCGTGCTTCACTTCGTCGTCCCAGTGGCTGACAAACACCTTGTCCCGTGCATTGGTCAAGGGTTTGAGTTTCAGTAAGGATGAAACGAGCCGGTCTCGGGCCTTTGCAGGGAAAGTGGGGAGGGCGCAGACGGCGAAATTTGGAAGGGCCTCGGAACGGGAGAGGACATGCAACTTTTCACGGGAGACCTTCTCGTACAGGCTCTCCTTTATCCCGGCCGCGGCTATGTCGCCGGTCAGCATCGCGGATACGAGCTTGTCCTGGCTGCCAAGAAACACGGGCGAGATGTCCGCCATGTAGACCCCGGCATCCTTGAGCATCCTCACCGGAACCACGTGTGCAGCCGTGGAGCCCTTGAAAAAGCCTACCCGCTTCCCTTTCAGGTCGCGCAGGTTCCGGATCGCTTGATCGCTCGAGACGAAGACGGAGTGGTAAACCGGCTTGCCGTTTGGAGCGAGGGCGACCAGCAAGGGTCTGGCGCCGCACGCCTCATAGGCACGGGCGAGCGGAACCGGACCGGTGAAGGCAGCAGAGATCTTTCCGTTGCAGATGTCGTTGAGAAATTCGGCGTGATTCGGGTAGAGCTGGAGCTGCCATTTGTCACCGGTGGTCTTGCTGAGGTAATTCACCACCGGTGTGAAAAGCGTCCAGATCTTCTCGGGACTGTAATAGGGAACAACGGCGAAGGTATACGTACCCTGTGAAGCTGCACAGGCAACGTGCGCCGTCAGTAACAGGTTAAGGAAGAGACAGCAGCATGCGGCAAGTCGTTTCATCGAAACACCTCGTGTTCCTGATTAGGTATAACACACCGGCATCCGCCTACTCATAGGTGATTTCGAATCCGCCCTTTACCGAATATATGATGTCTGTCCCTAAGTCTTGTTCATATCGTCTCCAGAACAAGCCACCCCAGTTCCTACAGCCCTGCCTTCGCCATCAAGTGGAGGAGCGGGCACCTAAAGTATGCCGCAGCGCGTCTCTCTCTTAAGCTCGCATGGGGCAGGGCTGCAGCAGGTATACCCAAAAGTATAGACGTGTAATCCCAAGGTTATAGAGAAAATATACCCTGCCACATATTAATAAATTCCTTCCACCAATGTATTCTTACACCATCTTGCTCCAGCATCCTACACACTCTTACAACCTGCGTCGTCATACTATGAGCATGTACAGTCGCGACAACAGAAAATCGAGCCGCTTCTACGGTGAAATACCCATCGAATTCAAGAACGGCGTCGGTACCACCCGCGATTACAGCGCCGATGGCGTCTTCTTCACGACGGACCAGCCCGTGGCGCTTGGAGAGCAGATCGAATTCTTCATGGTGCTGAGGTACCTGGGGACCCAGCAGCCGGTTCGTGTGCAGTGCGAGGCGCAGGTGGTAAGAATCGAACCCGGAGCATCATGGACGGGGGCCGCCGCAGTCATCAACAGGCACTCGATAGAGATGGCCGCATAGATGACGGCGCTTCAGCGCTGCCGACAACCGGCATTAGCGATCATAAACGACACCTTGTGCAATGAGATAGGCAGTTAATTCAATCATCGAAAAGGAGAAAGAAATGAAAAAGACAGTATTGACGGCCATGGTGGCGGCAGCGTGTTTCGCGATGAGCTGTGTGGCGGCTTTTGCCGATGTCACCGGGGATTTCAAGGTAACCGGGTACGGCTACACAAACGATGCCGCCTCCGTTAACGGAACGGTTAACCATGGCGCCATCCAGAGCAAGAAAAACGTCGTCGTAGACATCACCTACGACTACTCCTTCGTCGCCGAGAAGACCGAGACCGTAGCGGGTGAAACCTCCACCGTAACCATTTTCGTCCCCGGCAAATGCACCCTCGTCACCAGGGAGACCGCCGACGTCACCACGAAGGACGCCTGCTGGGACAAGAACGGCAATCCGAAAGCGACCA is a genomic window of Geomonas ferrireducens containing:
- a CDS encoding ATP-binding protein is translated as MAFDRKSLGFKLIAPSLVVIAVVFFALLFLIKSITVRVHDDYVRFTLASANGEVRKVLTTAANDLTAALLTGNEEVTEAKQKSVMETLRLLWSGTSHGGVVIDSSGVVLCTTLPLPVTRAVAAQAAEGYRAIKVGGDEVAAFGQRFPMWGWNVVTVSKARNTWLQDGKVAMLAPLVATGCLVMVFGIFLVLRKNLQRPVESMVAAVSSSRKVEPTGVTEFDIVGNVVNDAFQRLTEQTETLLQELAERTRIQEELRGKDERIHNLLDCTEEGIFGVDAEGVCTFCNRSCLQLLGYQQEEDLLGKRIHDLIHPPGGDGDEVASEDCPVCNTFRTGAGAHLPAEVLWRADGTALETELWAHPVVDDGRICGAVVTFIDVTQRKLLEDQLIQAQKMESIGRLAGGIAHDFNNLLTPIMGYCELLRLDLPENTLVQERCGNMLKAAGGAKELVQQLLSFSRKQVLEMKVIDLNQAVADFRSILRRTIRESIDLNMSLAEGRYPVRADKNQIEQVVMNLVVNAQDAIREHGVVTIETAPVLLDDEYARLHKDVIPGRYLMLAVADDGCGMDQETRQRVFEPFFTTKGIGKGTGLGLATVYGIVRQHGGNIWVYSEPSKGTVFKCYFPLAEGAAVAERADAGGKVALEGARRTILLVEDNEMVRLLVAELLAQAGFEMLIAGDPKEALKLSEGRRVDLLVTDVVLPHMSGPQLHRKLLQHDAGLKVLYMSGYTSNAIVHQGVLDEGTHYIAKPFALNDFARKVAEVLAASR
- a CDS encoding PhnD/SsuA/transferrin family substrate-binding protein; its protein translation is MKRLAACCCLFLNLLLTAHVACAASQGTYTFAVVPYYSPEKIWTLFTPVVNYLSKTTGDKWQLQLYPNHAEFLNDICNGKISAAFTGPVPLARAYEACGARPLLVALAPNGKPVYHSVFVSSDQAIRNLRDLKGKRVGFFKGSTAAHVVPVRMLKDAGVYMADISPVFLGSQDKLVSAMLTGDIAAAGIKESLYEKVSREKLHVLSRSEALPNFAVCALPTFPAKARDRLVSSLLKLKPLTNARDKVFVSHWDDEVKHGFVTPDRDFLVGVFRIRDMFKDAGNGIR
- a CDS encoding PilZ domain-containing protein; this translates as MSMYSRDNRKSSRFYGEIPIEFKNGVGTTRDYSADGVFFTTDQPVALGEQIEFFMVLRYLGTQQPVRVQCEAQVVRIEPGASWTGAAAVINRHSIEMAA